TCGATATCGGTCTCAAACGAGTCGATCTGCCGCCCGAAGGCATTGCGCTCGACCGCGATATCCATCAGGCCCAGCAGGGGCTGGCCACCCCGTTTCTCCCCGGCGGTGATGCGCTGCGCCAGGACAATCATCCCCGCGCAGGTTCCCCAGATCGGCTTGCCAAATGCCTTGAGAGCCGTGTCCATGCCAAAGCGTGCCATGAGGTGCCCCATGGTGGTGCTCTCGCCGCCGGGGATGATCAGGCCGTCGGCGGTCGCGAGTTCCTCGGGGGTACGTACCTCAAAGCCCAGCCCACCCGCCGCGTGGACCGCTTTGAGGTGGGCTTCGTAGTCGCCTTGCAGGGCAAGGACACCGATTCGCTTGGTTGCCACAGACACCTACCAGCCGCGCGTCGCGAGCAGCTCGCTGTCCTTGAGGGTGCGGATATCGATCCCGACCATCGGCTCTCCCAGGTTCTCGGAGATCTCGGCGAGCTTGGCGTAGTCTTTGTGGAAGGTGACCGCATCGACAATGCGCTTGGCGCGCTCGGCGGGGTCGCCAGACTTGAAGATACCGCTGCCCACAAAGACCGTCTCCGCGCCCAGGTGCATCATCAGAGCGGCATCGGCGGGGGTGGCGACTCCACCCGCGGAGAAGTTGGGCACGGGAAGGCGCCCGGTCTTTGCCACTTGCAGCACGAGCTCGTAGGGGGCCTGGAGCTCCTTGGCCTCGGTCATCAGCTCGGCTTCGTCCATGGAGGCGATCTTGCGAATCCCGCCCATCAGCGAGCGCATGTGGCGCACGGCCTCGACCACGTTGCCGGTCCCGGCCTCGCCCTTGGTGCGGATCATCGCCGCGCCCTCCCCGATACGGCGCAGGGCCTCGCCTAGATTGCGGCACCCACAGACAAAGGGCACGGAGAAGTCGTGCTTGTGGATATGGAACTGCTCGTCGGCGGGGGTAAGCACCTCGGACTCGTCGATAAAGTCCACGCCGAGTGCCTCTAGGATGCGCGCCTCGATAATATGCCCGATACGTGCTTTTGCCATCACGGGGATGGTGACAGCGGCCATGATCTCTTTGATCATGCGCGGGTCGCTCATACGCGCCACGCCACCGTCTTTGCGGATATCGGCGGGGACACGCTCTAGTGCCATCACCGCCACCGCGCCCGCCTCTTGTGCGATCACGGCCTGCTCCACGTTCACGACGTCCATAATC
This genomic interval from Armatimonas rosea contains the following:
- the pdxS gene encoding pyridoxal 5'-phosphate synthase lyase subunit PdxS — translated: MAEITEKSTWSTKVGLAEMLKGGVIMDVVNVEQAVIAQEAGAVAVMALERVPADIRKDGGVARMSDPRMIKEIMAAVTIPVMAKARIGHIIEARILEALGVDFIDESEVLTPADEQFHIHKHDFSVPFVCGCRNLGEALRRIGEGAAMIRTKGEAGTGNVVEAVRHMRSLMGGIRKIASMDEAELMTEAKELQAPYELVLQVAKTGRLPVPNFSAGGVATPADAALMMHLGAETVFVGSGIFKSGDPAERAKRIVDAVTFHKDYAKLAEISENLGEPMVGIDIRTLKDSELLATRGW
- the pdxT gene encoding pyridoxal 5'-phosphate synthase glutaminase subunit PdxT; translation: MATKRIGVLALQGDYEAHLKAVHAAGGLGFEVRTPEELATADGLIIPGGESTTMGHLMARFGMDTALKAFGKPIWGTCAGMIVLAQRITAGEKRGGQPLLGLMDIAVERNAFGRQIDSFETDIETSFGTVRGVFIRAPFVSEVGEGVEVLARYQDRVVLVRQGKLLASAFHPELTDDPTLHRAFIEST